Proteins from one Cryptomeria japonica chromosome 4, Sugi_1.0, whole genome shotgun sequence genomic window:
- the LOC131034992 gene encoding eukaryotic translation initiation factor 4G, translated as MFLGQEETRGDYAEQGGRREKRTDTTGEGEVRGITGGGAAAAPFYNTNACAIKPSRGGEQPIESSNGYHGPYINCENQIEITSQSLHELAVSSGIFKLPSSPSAMQPNAFGLGSIGVSPKPAFSKIPSQISQAGSPMLIGGTSQEVYGDAIEPPFAFQFGSISPAFANGMQNPLQESQVQGRRYLHANGLPFPSPNHCLIARAGNPVQFQQTQTQSVPVQMQYSVPTSQAQLSGGTLEPLSSLQPTALHSQQAMMLQGQCFRLQQPMLLHTSHGVPQHLNPIPFRLPMQQLSQIAHPVSSRAIVSIGSKQPSQIPGTQSGPPVEDHCINPHLNRAIKITHPVTHEELRFDSKCKKSESYMDTCMLSFPGSPIMPQRTAANQSPQLCPPVDFQTQNFYSAQERSYRHALPTFYQRPKTSLPMGSLRVPEQNTAFSAWSTQPLAPRASIGTPRISVLPGHAVPIYLATDNERVQSVVSLPAEKHIITSSSFIQVDDTYLPNSTSVTCSGELDSSEILSPGNCWSSATQSGLLSSLASETSTLSYDRTRSVVDSATCGIKQSIPCTSVSIKLTPDVDMASSDASVPEPTGGPKISNHGLQKGESVKASSPTTVEHSNKRNKKKIQQKSFSASKFDDPKEALVNSSSVISSHSFVNNLSGDGRSFVLQESGNLNEVELFNAEEFSADRTTVTAGHVNVCRVSDDKVVNEIIEHPRPMDVAQITETNINLDASTRNFKMEKTAEMVNLDNSSVNSIISDNDVLLVGNHVVDAYESQNNGITKFDSTSAAVSLHGNSHIITKSRAVFNSNTFLQKSPPTAEKKTEESFPSVVSSEIPDGSNRKQIGSDVSMSQEHSLEAVDEQSTLQEPCTKENENIIGTTIQFKQGDSSQVKEVAVHDMKTHCEFGHESGEAMLMHEVSFVTESEMKKVSEGARKRASVNLKDKPVGLTPSAKEKVESVSVISNSQASLGSRMKHNSSKKKKKKKKKKYLARADASSSTGDLYDLSNAYKAPEEKNDDVSCLNTSNFARLSVKGKHSVRSAKKIQIKLDDSERLAELPTENNLMENRLINFTKTVQVDVPKARSLEYRKYTRDFLLTFMDQFRNLPSHYEIQPDLAEHLFKFSRFFSHSYETHTSVNIGRAFDCPLNSGDQSEHLISNLGSDNRRIRSGGYVSSGHDIQKVAGPEWPADGFRPGCGLNPGLKRNVHGAAVNPSIPASIPGDPLRQMSVPLGDSRRNTCDANRWKHCKHSSVSFQKGFFPTWNNLPAIHKANNKYEIGKVSDEENSKQRQIKAILNKLTPQNFDKLFYKVKEVNIDSAFTLTGVISQIFDKAVMEPTFCEMYAKFCIHLAAELPEFYENNEQITFKRVLLNRCQEEFQSGEREWEEADKIEEDVEVELSNESREYKRIKARRRMLGNIRFIGELYKISMLSERIMHECIKKLLGEHENPDEEDVEALCKLMSTIGHMIDQSKAREHIDVYFEIMTRLCNNPELPSRLRFMLKDVIDLRKNGWQQRRRVEGPKKIEEVHRDAVQQRQAHSVRSKRGHASGSSGRRIPTLNDYASWKSTSMEFSSCQPIGSVQKIREAQLHRGIHAYGRQDVRLESKLVSERKSIHKKSRHRPSEVPLTLGPQGGLTRGVINRKQPVLLVQNDAADARQVFPMDNKQANLRQMIGQSNIIDCEGLAARGEYMLKTVSVAITPNSFEQSLMPSVQERNSITPLSKNSRKQECSVGNSEVIENNGNQLQDSLDKIPMAKHSLREKSDLAIKEYYSVRDMDEAALCVNDLKSAWFHSDMVSQWVIDSFDRKDVERDLLSKLLVHLHKRKPAILNREQLIRGLAISLSSLEDRIIDAPRAPDFFGGILGKMVVAEILSFAECTRIIKEGGIEPGNLLKVGLALDMVTSVLNIVKRERGKAAMTDMYKASELRLKDFMPCDKNQHYLESLLKKKNLQCMFSKHWKASVVK; from the exons GGATATTCAAGCTACCATCTTCACCTTCAGCAATGCAGCCTAATGCATTTGGTCTTGGAAGCATTGGGGTTTCCCCAAAACCAGCTTTTTCAAAGATTCCCAGTCAAATTTCTCAAGCAGGATCACCTATGTTGATAGGAG GTACTTCTCAAGAGGTTTACGGAGATGCAATTGAACCACCATTTGCATTTCAGTTTGGTAGCATATCTCCTGCATTCGCAAATGGCATGCAG AATCCACTTCAAGAGTCTCAGGTTCAAGGAAGAAGATATTTACATGCAAATGGACTTCCTTTCCCTTCGCCGAACCATTGTCTTATAGCCAGAGCTGGAAATCCAGTACAGTTTCAACAGACTCAGACTCAGTCTGTTCCAGTACAGATGCAATATTCAGTACCTACTTCACAAGCACAATTGTCAGGTGGTACTCTGGAACCATTGTCATCATTACAGCCAACTGCCTTGCATTCACAACAGGCAATGATGCTGCAGGGGCAATGTTTCAGATTACAACAGCCTATGCTTCTACACACATCACATGGTGTGCCTCAGCATCTTAATCCCATTCCTTTTCGATTACCAATGCAACAATTGTCACAGATAGCCCATCCTGTGAGCTCTAGAGCCATTGTTAGTATTGGAAGTAAGCAACCTAGTCAGATCCCTGGTACACAGTCTGGGCCTCCGGTTGAAGATCATTGCATTAATCCACATCTCAATAGGGCCATTAAGATCACTCATCCTGTGACTCATGAAGAGTTGAGGTTTGATTCGAAGTGTAAGAAATCTGAGTCATATATGGATACTTGTATGCTTTCGTTCCCAGGTTCCCCAATCATGCCACAGAGAACAGCTGCTAACCAGTCTCCTCAGTTATGCCCTCCAGTTGATTTTCAGACTCAGAATTTTTACTCAGCACAGGAAAGATCATATAGGCATGCGTTGCCTACATTTTATCAGCGTCCGAAGACTTCTCTTCCTATGGGCTCATTGAGGGTTCCTGAGCAAAACACGGCATTCTCTGCATGGAGCACCCAGCCTCTTGCTCCCAGAGCTAGTATTGGGACTCCAAGGATTAGTGTTCTTCCTGGCCATGCAGTGCCAATTTATTTGGCAACAGATAATGAGAGAGTACAATCTGTTGTTTCTCTGCCTGCAGAAAAGCATATAATTACCTCTTCATCTTTTATTCAGGttgatgacacttatctgccaaacAGTACATCTGTCACATGCAGTGGAGAGTTGGATTCATCAGAAATTCTTTCTCCAGGCAATTGCTGGAGTTCAGCTACTCAAAGTGGTTTATTGTCTTCTTTAGCAAGTGAGACATCAACCCTTAGCTATGATAGAACAAGATCTGTAGTGGATTCAGCTACTTGTGGCATTAAACAATCAATTCCATGTACATCTGTTTCCATAAAATTGACTCCAGATGTTGATATGGCTTCATCCGATGCTTCAGTTCCTGAACCAACAGGAGGACCAAAAATCTCTAACCATGGACTTCAGAAAGGAGAATCTGTCAAAGCATCGAGCCCAACAACAGTGGAGCATTCaaacaagagaaacaaaaaaaAGATTCAGCAGAAGTCATTTTCTGCATCAAAATTTGATGACCCAAAGGAAGCTTTAGTTAATTCCTCTTCTGTCATTTCCTCACATTCTTTTGTCAATAATTTATCTGGTGATGGAAGATCATTTGTATTACAAGAATCCGGGAACTTGAATGAAGTGGAGCTATTCAATGCAGAAGAATTTTCTGCAGACAGAACTACAGTGACTGCAGGACATGTTAATGTCTGTCGAGTTAGCGATGATAAAGTAGTTAATGAGATCATTGAACATCCAAGGCCAATGGATGTGGCACAAATTACAGAAACAAATATTAATTTAGATGCAAGTACCAGAAATTTCAAAATGGAAAAAACAGCTGAAATGGTGAATCTGGATAATTCTTCTGTGAACTCCATAATCAGTGACAATGACGTTCTGCTAGTTGGAAATCATGTAGTTGATGCATATGAAAGTCAAAATAATGGCATTACAAAGTTTGATTCAACTTCTGCTGCTGTCTCTTTGCATGGAAATTCCCACATCATTACTAAATCTAGGGCAGTCTTTAATTCTAATACCTTCCTTCAAAAATCCCCTCCAACTGCAGAAAAAAAGACCGAGGAATCATTTCCATCAGTCGTCTCAAGTGAAATTCCTGATGGATCAAATAGGAAGCAAATAGGTTCAGATGTAAGCATGTCTCAAGAGCATTCTTTGGAAGCTGTGGATGAACAATCAACATTACAAGAGCCTTGTACAAAGGAGAAtgaaaatattattggaactactATTCAATTCAAGCAAGGTGATTCTTCTCAGGTCAAAGAAGTTGCAGTGCATGATATGAAGACCCATTGTGAATTTGGTCACGAATCAGGAGAAGCAATGCTTATGCATGAGGTATCCTTTGTCACAGAATCAGAAATGAAGAAAGTTTCAGAGGGTGCTAGAAAAAGGGCTAGTGTCAATTTGAAAGATAAGCCTGTGGGTCTTACGCCTAGtgctaaagaaaaggttgaaagtgTCTCAGTAATAAGCAATTCTCAGGCTTCACTTGGTTCTAGAATGAAGCATAATagtagcaagaagaagaagaagaaaaagaagaagaaatatctAGCCAGAGCAGATGCTTCCAGTTCAACTGGTGACTTGTATGACTTGTCTAATGCATATAAAGCAccagaagaaaagaatgatgatgttAGTTGTCTAAACACATCTAATTTTGCCAGGCTTTCTGTTAAGGGCAAACATTCAGTTAGATCTGCcaagaaaatccaaataaaattaGATGATAGCGAACGCTTAGCAGAACTTCCAACTGAAAACAATTTGATGGAAAACAGGCTCATTAATTTTACAAAAACAGTGCAGGTGGATGTCCCAAAAGCTAGAAGTCTGGAATACAGGAAGTACACAAGAGATTTCTTGTTAACATTTATGGATCAATTCAGAAATCTTCCTTCTCACTATGAAATTCAACCTGACTTAGCAGAACATCTCTTCAAATTTTCACGATTTTTTAGTCATTCATATGAAACACACACATCTGTCAATATTGGAAGGGCTTTTGATTGTCCGCTTAATAGTGGTGATCAATCTGAGCATTTAATTAGCAATTTAGGCAGTGATAATAGAAGGATCAGGTCAGGTGGATATGTTTCTTCAGGTCATGATATTCAAAAGGTAGCTGGTCCTGAATGGCCTGCTGACGGCTTTCGACCTGGGTGTGGTTTGAATCCTGGACTTAAAAGGAATGTGCATGGAGCAGCAGTGAATCCATCCATTCCTGCTTCTATTCCTGGAGATCCTTTAAGACAAATGTCTGTTCCTTTGGGTGACAGTCGGAGGAACACATGTGATGCTAATAGGTGGAAGCATTGCAAGCACTCTTCTGTTTCTTTCCAAAAGGGTTTTTTTCCTACATGGAATAATTTACCTGCAATACACAAAGCCAATAATAAGTAtgaaattggcaaagtttctgATGAGGAAAACTCAAAACAAAGACAAATTAAGGCAATTTTGAACAAATTAACACCTCagaattttgacaaacttttttatAAGGTTAAAGAAGTGAATATTGATTCTGCATTTACTCTTACTGGGGTGATATCTCAAATTTTTGATAAAGCCGTAATGGAGCCCACATTCTGTGAGATGTATGCAAAGTTTTGTATACATCTTGCAGCAGAGCTGCCAGAATTTTATGAAAATAATGAACAAATAACTTTCAAGCGAGTCCTTCTCAATAGGTGccaagaagagtttcaaagtggtGAAAGGGAATGGGAAGAAGCTGATAAgattgaagaagatgttgaagtgGAACTATCTAATGAATCCAGAGAATATAAGCGAATCAAGGCACGGAGACGGATGCTAGGAAATATAAGGTTCATTGGTGAACTATACAAAATAAGCATGTTGAGTGAGCGTATCATGCATGAATGCATCAAGAAGTTACTTGGAGAGCATGAGAATcctgatgaagaagatgttgaagcacTGTGCAAATTGATGAGCACTATTGGGCACATGATTGATCAGTCAAAGGCCCGAGAGCACATTGATGTTTATTTTGAGATAATGACCAGATTATGTAATAATCCAGAGCTACCTTCTAGGCTGAGGTTCATGTTGAAGGATGTGATTGATCTTAGGAAGAATGGATGGCAACAAAGGAGAAGAGTAGAGGGTCCAAAAAAGATTGAAGAAGTGCATAGAGATGCAGTTCAACAGCGTCAAGCACATAGTGTCCGTTCAAAACGTGGGCATGCAAGTGGTTCTTCAGGAAGAAGGATCCCTACACTCAATGACTACGCTTCATGGAAATCTACATCCATGGAATTTTCTTCATGTCAACCAATAGGTTCGGTTCAGAAGATTCGGGAAGCCCAGCTTCACAGGGGAATACATGCTTATGGTAGGCAAGATGTAAGATTAGAAAGCAAGCTTGTTTCAGAAAGGAAGTCCATACATAAGAAGTCAAGACACAGACCATCTGAAGTTCCTTTGACACTTGGACCTCAGGGAGGTCTTACCAGGGGAGTGATAAATAGGAAACAACCTGTTTTACTTGTACAGAACGATGCAGCAGATGCCCGCCAAGTTTTTCCTATGGATAACAAACAAGCAAACTTGAGACAAATGATAGGTCAGAGTAATATTATTGATTGTGAAGGGTTGGCCGCAAGGGGTGAATATATGTTAAAAACTGTTTCTGTAGCAATAACTCCAAATTCATTTGAGCAGTCGCTGATGCCATCTGTTCAGGAAAGAAATTCTATCACTCCCTTGAGTAAAAATTCTAGGAAGCAAGAATGTTCTGTTGGTAATTCTGAGGTCATAGAGAATAATGGAAACCAACTGCAAGATTCACTAGATAAGATACCAATGGCCAAGCATTCGCTGAGGGAAAAGTCAGATTTGGCAATAAAGGAGTATTACAG CGTGAGAGATATGGATGAAGCTGCTTTGTGTGTGAATGACCTTAAGTCAGCATGGTTTCACTCAGATATGGTGTCCCAATGGGTGATAGATTCATTTGACAGGAAAGATGTTGAAAGGGATTTGCTTTCAAAGTTACTTGTACACCTGCACAAGAGAAAGCCTGCCATACTAAATCGTGAGCAACTCATAAGAGG GTTAGCAATCTCATTATCCTCCTTGGAAGACCGTATTATTGATGCTCCCAGGGCACCTGACTTCTTTGGTGGGATTCTTGGCAAAATGGTTGtagcagaaatcctttcatttgCAGAATGTACAAGGATAATTAAGGAAGGGGGGATAGAGCCGGGGAATTTATTAAAAGTAGGCCTTGCATTAGACATGGTTACTAGTGTCTTGAATATTGTAAAGAGGGAAAGGGGGAAGGCTGCCATGACTGATATGTACAAAGCATCAGAATTGCGATTGAAAGACTTCATGCCTTGTGATAAGAATCAACACTATCTTGAATCTCTTCTTAAGAAGAAGAACTTACAGTGTATGTTCAGTAAGCATTGGAAGGCGTCAGTAGTCAAATAA